Below is a genomic region from candidate division SR1 bacterium Aalborg_AAW-1.
GGCGCCTCGGGCGCCGATTTTTGGGTAACATATTCTACCTTATTATATGATGATATTCACTTCAAATCTGGGCGAGATTTGTAAAATTCTTTTAATTCTTTTTCAGCTTCTTGTATAGATAATTGTCTTTTCTCAAACGACTCCAGCAAATCATACACTTCTTGTAATCCAGGTTTCTTAATTCTAAAAATTTGTTTTTCTTCTACGGTAGATTTGTTCTTTGCATAACATAAAATATACTCATGATTTGTACTAGTTGTTTTTGAATTATTCTTTGTCGAATTTTTGATCCATATAAATTGTTCTACAAAATTCTCCTCACCAAGTACTTCATTCATAAGCAATGTCAGATTATGGATTTCATTTTCATCAATACTCACAAAAATCACTCCATCATCGGTGAGCAGATTACGAGCGAGATAGAGTCTACTATACATCATACTTAACCAGTTACTATGATAGCGACCAGAGTCTTTGGAGTTTTTGCGGAGGTTGTCATCTTTGCGGATATTCCCATCATCATCGAGATCTCCTGCAAGTTCGTTGTACTGGTCAGTACTCATGCTGTAGTCATCTGGATAGACGAACGCATCAGATCCAGTATTGTAGGGTGGATCAATATAAATCATTTTGATCTTGTTGTAGTAAGACTTTTGCAAGATTTTGAGGACATCCAGATTATCTCCTTCGATGAAGAGATTTTGAGTAGTATCCCAGTCTACAGATTTATCTTGTTCTGGATGAAGCGTCTTAGAAGTACGATCTTTGATTACTTTGAATACTCCAGACTTTCCAGCCCATCAGAGTCCATATCTTTCTTCTTTGTCATGATTGTCTCAGAAGAAGTTTTTGAGCGCTTGTGGATCAAGCTTCCCTTCTTTGAAAAGTTCTGGCATCAGCTGTTGTATCTGAGCTAGTTTTTCTGAGTGGATATCGTGTGAGAGTCAGTCTAAAGTGTTTGTCATTTAAGATCACATATAGAAATTAAAATATTTAATAATTTTTTTGTAGATTCTTGTTTATGTTCATATAGTAGCAACATTTCTTCTAAGAAATTGATTGTGATTGTTTCCCATTTTTTATATTCCCCCTTTGTCACTCACCATGCTAAAGAATCTGTATGTCATCAGTGAGAAACTGGATTTTTATTTCTTCTATTGAACATATTTTTAATATGAACTATTGTTTCGTGACTAAATCACATATAGTTTAATGTCTCAATTACATCATTAGCCCTGAACTCTTCAATCTCTTTATTGGTAGTATTATAATCATAACTGAGACAGTGAATTATGTTTAATAGATAATTTAATAATGAATTATAATCTCTTAATTTATATGATAATTTATATCATTTAATTTGATCAATAAAATGTTTCTGCATAACTCCATTAACAGACAGCAAATTTTTATATGGTTGAAAATTAATTCACTGAAATAACTTAATATCATTGGTAAAAATATTCTTTCAGACTATAATATTATACATTAATCAATATTCATATTGAGTCTCTGAATTTTCTTCTATTTTCTTTAACAATTTTTTATATTGTATATCATATTTTTCACGCTTTAATCACAATAAAACCTTACTAACAAAGTCATAATGCGATACAGAAAGTTTTTTATTTAAAATATTATTAAGAAGATTATTTGTAGCTACTTTTGATGTAAATATTATAGGTAATAAAAACTGAGGCATTGTTGAAATAATGTAGTATGGAAATTTATCATTAAGAATTAGCTCTAGTTGTTTTTTATTATCTGATCTTTTTAAAAGATTATACACTCCTCATTGAAACAATTTAGAAATATATTCTCAGTCTTTGGGATCAATTTTCATTTGATATTTATAAGACGATATTGTATTCATATTTTTAATAATATTTTTAACAATCTCTTCATCTGTATCTCATCACACAATCAAATCTTCACTTTCCTCAAATTCTCACGCTATAGAAGGTAATGTAATTTTATTGTGAAAACCATTATATGAGTCAAGATCAGTTATTTCATTAATGATAGTTTTGTGCTCATTGATTTTTAATTTCAGTCTTTCAAATAAATATCATTTTGTTTCTTCTAGAAAATTAATGATTTGATCTTTATTATTATTAACTCAATCTATTATAATTTTTATATCATCTACATATCTTGTAGTTTGAATAATGAGCTTAAATTTATTTGCTATTTTATGTATTTCAAAGTCGAAGGGAGTAAGATATATGTCTCAAATTATACTTGATATATAATTATGATCCGATTGTGGTATTCATTTTGTAAAATAAAATAACATTAATTCCTTAATTTCATTTTCTATATCTATATCAAATTCATATTTTTTTAAATCACTAGGGGATGAGTATGTTCTTATAACATCTGTCAATAGAATGTCTATATCCAAGGAATCATAATAATCTCTTATATCCAAAGAAATTACAGTTTTATCACCACTATCATATGAAGTTAATTTTTCTAGAACATTTTTATACTTTTTATACTGCTCATAATAATATTCATTAATTTTAATAGTATTTTTATCCCAAGATAGCACTGGATATCAATGAAAAGCAGCATTCTTTAAGAACTTATCTTTGTAAGTTTTAATGTTATTTGATACCCTTCGTAAATAAAGACCAATTCAATAATATAGCCACATTAAATGAAATGATAGATATTTTTGATGTCTAATACCAATTAGTCACTTAGATCATATTATATCAAGTGAATTAAAATATTGTGGATATCAATAATAACTTCATTCAGAAATTATTTTCTCAATAGTTTTAAAATCGGTTCACTCCAAATTTATTGTATTCAGTAAGTGAAATTGCAATGTATCATAAGATTTGAATTTATTTTCAGAAAATAATAAAATTTGGTTTTTTAATATATCAATAGAGATATCTAAAAATCACTTATCAGACAATAATAATCATAATCTAGACATATAGCATATAACAAACTAAATAATCTTCCATCCTATCATAAATAAACGCTGTACTTCCACCTGTGTCTGAGTCTTAGCAAGCAAGTCAGCGACTAGTTTCCTCTTTTTATTTTCTAGTGAGTCTTCTTCATCATAAAGCTTTCTTCTGAGGTCTTTAAATCTTACTTCTTTGGTCAGTATCTCCTTTTCTATCTTAGCTCTGGAGAGGATGTCTTTTTGTTTGATAGCTTCACTTTTCATTTGAGAGATTTCTCTTTGGAGTGCTTTGACTTTGCGTTCGAGTGTAATACGGATATCATCTGCCCACTTATCCAATTTGTGAATTTCATCACTAAAGTAATTATTGGTATATTCTTGTGAGATAGCTTGGATATCAGATTGTCTGTGTTGTGTATAAGTTTCTAATGCTGTTTTTTGCTGGTCAGATATAGTAAACTTATTATCGATGATCTCTGAGGGGACTTTAAGTAAATCTTCTCCCACTTGTGGATCTAGCTCATTATTTTGTTCATCTATACAACTCACAATCAAATGCTCTTCCAGATACTCTGTCCCCGTTACACGAAGAAGATCCACAGTCAGATATCATGATATTCATTTATATTGCTCCAATAGACTTAGCTTCCCATCATATTTGCTTAGATCAAACAATAAAATTTGTTCTGACAGCGATTGTTGTTTACAATAGTCTATGATATATGTTCCTAGTGTTGAGTTTGTTCTGAGGATATGTGCTCCAATTTTGTTTTTATCATCCATAAATACATATTTTCCAAGCTCTATATCATTGACTGGTGCTTTATGTAGCACAAAAGACATCTGTCTATCATCAAAGTCTGCATATCATTGGAGCGCAAATTGTGCACATGATCGGAGAAATTTTTTGGTATGATCAACTACTATTGAAGTCTGCTCTTTGCTGTCTTGAAGTCTTGCTGCCACTTGCTCATCAAATTCATCCAATACGGTCTGCTTTGTAGTTTTCATTTTATCTTCAATAATGACCTCCATTTTTTGTTGAAGATCATCAAATGCTGAGTCAATTTCTTCTTTTGTTCTACAAGTCTGGAAAATTTCTAAGATCTTTCTCTCGATGTCGAGACCAGATTCTAATTGTCATAAAATCTCATCACTTGATCCAAACATACCGTTGAAAAGATTGAGTTTATCGCTGAGAAGTTCATAGACTCTTTCATCAGCTCTATTATCAGTATTGATCAGATTGATCACTGTCACATCATGTTGCTGACCATATCTATGACATCTTCCTATCCTTTGTTCCACTCTCTGAGGATTCCACGGAAGATCGTAATTGATCAATAAACTACAAAATTGCAGATTTAATCACTCTGCTGCACTTTCTGTAGCAATCATAATATCGGCATGATCTCTAAAATAATCAACAAGTGCGTTTCTTACATCAGCAGTTTTTGATCATGTTACTTTGCTCGTATTGTTAGGATCGGTTTTTCGTTTTTTGTATACTTCAGTTGTTTCTTTACTTTCATTAGTTCCATTAAAGCAAACTATTTTCTTATCATAACCGTGCTGGATCAGATACCTATAGAGATAGTCTTGTGTTCTTCTCGATTCTGTAAAGATAAGCACTTTTCTATTTGCTTTCTTACCATCTGCATTTTTCGTATCTTCTATAATTTCGAATGCTTTAGTCAATGCAGATAGTAAACTTTCAAGTTTTGAATCTGTCTGTATAGATTTTCACAATTCAATGATAGATTGTACTTTTTGAAATGTTACTTGAAGTTGTTTCGCTTCCATAGCACCCACTCCTGAATACATAACATCTATTGATTGTTCTCATTCTTTTTCTCCATCAAATTCTTCTTGATATAATGCTACAATATCATCATCTTGGGTTAAATCTTCTTCTCATCACGATCACACAAGCGCATGAGTTTTTATTATTTCTCCTTCAATAATTTTATGTTTTTCTATCAATCATTGGGATTCTAGATGATCAATTTTTGCTTGAATTTTATATAATAATCCATGGAGTGTGCCACTAATTGCATGAAATGAAGAAGCTAAAATTTTCCAATAGATAAATAGGACAAAATAATTAGGTTGCCCATTTTTAGTCTTAAAAAGATCATCTGTCATCATAAAATCAGTAATAGCTTGATGATATTGTGATTCTTGTGATGTCCATTTATATTCCTGTGTATATGCTCTCCTTTGTGTGTATTTGATATATGCACTTACATGTTTTCTCAGTGTTCTATGTACAACTGGGGCAAGTCTTTTTTTAAGATCATGCAAAAGTGCTGTATTTGTTTTTTGATTACAATATTGTTCTTTAAACGATACTATATCTCCAAACATATAGTCATCCAAATAAGATGTTAATCCATAAAGTTCTAATAAGTCATTTTGTAATGGCGTTGCTGTAAGTAGAAGCTTCTTACTATGATATAATGCGTCTTTGAGCCTTTTTGCTCTAGAAATTCTTTTGGTGTCATCATAGATTTCATCATCTTCTACTACACTTATTTGTTGCGATATAGTAAGTTTATCATTGAGTAATGATGGTTTTTCTACAAAAATATCTGCTTCTTTTTCTAAATCCTTGTAAACATTTCTAAGCTTATGTGCCTCATCCATCACAACTACATCCCAATTTATCTCTTCTATGTCATCAGCATATCTTGCAGCAAAATCATAAGAACAGATCACAATACCACTATAATCAAAGGGATTTTTCTTATCTAACTTTTTGATTGAATTATATATTTTACTCTCCAAAATTATGCTTGGCAATTGAAATTTATCATTTAATTCATTTAGCCATTGTTTTCTTAATGAAGCAGGAGCTATAAGCAAAATTCTTCTTTTATGTTCAGACCATAACTGACACATAATCAGTCATGCTTCAATAGTTTTTCAAAGTCCAACTTCATCTGCAAGCATAACCCCTTGTCATAAAGGATTTTTAAAGAAAAATAAAGCTGCCTCTATTTGATGAGGATTGAGATCGATAGTTGCATTTATCACGCTACGCATAACTCTTTCTAGTCCATTGCTTGGAGTTTGAAGTGTCAGGTAATGAGCATAGTATGAAGTATTGTAATTATTCATAAACTATTAGATTTATAAAGCACCACTCAATACGAAACCTATTTTTTAAATAACAAAAAAGGCACCATAATTGTGGTGCTTATAAAGATCACAATTGGCATAATGCACAACCAGACTTTCCACAACTATAGTGCTTTCTTTTCTGGTTACGCAAAATGCAGAATCGTGTGATTATACCAATCTTCTGTTAATCTTTATAAGCCCTGATACTATACCTATCCCCTCCCCGAAAATCAAGGTATAAAAAAAGAGCAGGACACCCACTCTCGTTATTATCTCTAATCTCAATCAGCAGTATATGATACAGTATTATTTCTTTACCTCTCTACTTCTGACACTTACAAATCCCACTACAGCAACTACAAAGAAGATTACAAAAAACCACTGACTTTTCGTGAATCGTCCTACAAATTCTGCTTGGCTATCTTGTCTGACATATTCCAACATGAATCTCACACCCGAATACAAACCAAGAAATACCATCGAAAGCTGTCAGGCAGATCGTTTTTTGGTGAGTACTTTTTTGAAGAACAATACCCGGAGGATAAGAGCTATCATCCCTCATTCAAAGATCATAGAGAGAACATTAGTATTAAATCTCAGTTCTGGTCCAATCTTATCATAGATATACAGAAGATGAAGTTGCTCCATCAACTGTCATAATCAACTACCTCTAAATGCTTCAGATACTACTCTACCATACAGTTCTTGATTCAGAAAATTCCCAAATCTTCAGAAGAAAATACCCAAAGGGACGATAGGGATCATCGCATCAAACATTGCCAAAACATTTTTATTCTTACTATCCTTCACGGGAGAAAGATAAAAAAAGTAGATCATAACACTCACGACAACACCAATAATACCTCCGATAAATGACATACCTCACTCCTGAAAAGCCAATATTTTTAGTGGGTGTGCTACAAAATATGATCGATCATAAATAAATACATGTCATAATCTTCATCAGATCATCACACCGATCAGAAGCGAGAGAATAAATCCATCCAGATCTTTACCGATAACATCATCAGCAGCTGTTCCTCTATACCATCACT
It encodes:
- the rapA gene encoding RNA polymerase-associated protein RapA; protein product: MNNYNTSYYAHYLTLQTPSNGLERVMRSVINATIDLNPHQIEAALFFFKNPLGQGVMLADEVGLGKTIEAGLIMCQLWSEHKRRILLIAPASLRKQWLNELNDKFQLPSIILESKIYNSIKKLDKKNPFDYSGIVICSYDFAARYADDIEEINWDVVVMDEAHKLRNVYKDLEKEADIFVEKPSLLNDKLTISQQISVVEDDEIYDDTKRISRAKRLKDALYHSKKLLLTATPLQNDLLELYGLTSYLDDYMFGDIVSFKEQYCNQKTNTALLHDLKKRLAPVVHRTLRKHVSAYIKYTQRRAYTQEYKWTSQESQYHQAITDFMMTDDLFKTKNGQPNYFVLFIYWKILASSFHAISGTLHGLLYKIQAKIDHLESQGLIEKHKIIEGEIIKTHALVGSGGEEDLTQDDDIVALYQEEFDGEKEGEQSIDVMYSGVGAMEAKQLQVTFQKVQSIIELGKSIQTDSKLESLLSALTKAFEIIEDTKNADGKKANRKVLIFTESRRTQDYLYRYLIQHGYDKKIVCFNGTNESKETTEVYKKRKTDPNNTSKVTGSKTADVRNALVDYFRDHADIMIATESAAEGLNLQFCSLLINYDLPWNPQRVEQRIGRCHRYGQQHDVTVINLINTDNRADERVYELLSDKLNLFNGMFGSSDEILGQLESGLDIERKILEIFQTCRTKEEIDSAFDDLQQKMEVIIEDKMKTTKQTVLDEFDEQVAARLQDSKEQTSIVVDHTKKFLRSCAQFALQGYADFDDRQMSFVLHKAPVNDIELGKYVFMDDKNKIGAHILRTNSTLGTYIIDYCKQQSLSEQILLFDLSKYDGKLSLLEQYKGISGYLTVDLLRVTGTEYLEEHLIVSCIDEQNNELDPQVGEDLLKVPSEIIDNKFTISDQQKTALETYTQHRQSDIQAISQEYTNNYFSDEIHKLDKWADDIRITLERKVKALQREISQMKSEAIKQKDILSRAKIEKEILTKEVRFKDLRRKLYDEEDSLENKKRKLVADLLAKTQTQVEVQRLFMIGWKII
- the lgt gene encoding Prolipoprotein diacylglyceryl transferase; translated protein: MIAFSLGGIHVYRYGIMYFVSFLIGYVLLSYGQRQGWYRGTAADDVIGKDLDGFILSLLIGVMIGGRLGHVFIYDRSYFVAHPLKILAFQEGGMSFIGGIIGVVVSVMIYFFYLSPVKDSKNKNVLAMFDAMIPIVPLGIFFGRFGNFLNQELYGRVVSEAFRGSGLGQLMEQLHLLYIYDKIGPELRFNTNVLSMIFEGGMIALILRVLFFKKVLTKKRSAGQLSMVFLGLYSGVRFMLEYVRQDSQAEFVGRFTKSQWFFVIFFVVAVVGFVSVRSREVKK